The following proteins come from a genomic window of Carassius carassius chromosome 10, fCarCar2.1, whole genome shotgun sequence:
- the LOC132151525 gene encoding SAM pointed domain-containing Ets transcription factor-like, which yields MASPVRIQSDSAVLQPLHSTGFTESSLALLKREDGLEMVDHKPRLDGSDRGHPGLYLSCFDMLFTEDAAWVVRVSDSSTSAGVGPRLEPCQEPEQCPVIDSPGLGASPLSPTLEEQVEERSLEQVQSLVVGEVLKDIETACKLLNITPDPMEWNCGNVQKWLLWTEHLYRLPQVGKAFQELDGKDLCSMSEEDFRQRSPQCSETLHAHLDIWKSAAWMKERCSVGETRMREGEELWSEADSSCSGQPIHLWQFLRELLLKPHSYGRCIRWLNKEKGIFKIEDSAHVARLWGLRKNRPAMNYDKLSRSIRQYYKKGIIRKPDVSQRLVYQFVHPV from the exons ATGGCCAGTCCTGTCCGAATCCAGTCAGACAGCGCTGTTCTTCAGCCACTGCACTCCACAGGCTTCACCGAGAGCTCGCTAGCCCTTCTTAAGCGAGAAGATGGCTTGGAGATGGTCGACCACAAACCCCGTCTTGATGGCTCGGACCGAGGACATCCGGGACTCTATCTGTCCTGCTTTGACATGCTGTTCACCGAGGATGCTGCCTGGGTGGTGAGGGTGTCGGATTCGTCCACATCCGCGGGCGTCGGGCCCAGGCTGGAGCCGTGTCAGGAGCCAGAGCAGTGTCCGGTGATCGACAGCCCCGGGCTGGGAGCCTCGCCGCTGTCTCCTACTCTGGAGGAACAGGTGGAGGAGCGATCTTTAGAACAGGTGCAAAGCCTGGTAGTGGGAGAAGTTCTGAAGGACATTGAGACCGCTTGCAAACTTCTCAACATCACACCAG ACCCGATGGAGTGGAATTGTGGGAACGTTCAGAAGTGGCTGTTGTGGACGGAGCATCTCTACAGGCTCCCGCAGGTGGGAAAGGCCTTCCAAGAGCTGGATGGCAAAGATTTATGCTCCATGAGCGAGGAAGACTTCCGACAGCGTTCACCACAGTGCAGCGAGACATTACACGCACATCTGGATATATGGAAATCAG CTGCCTGGATGAAGGAAAGATGTTCAGTTGGAGAGACCAGGATGAGAG AAGGTGAAGAGCTGTGGTCTGAAGCTGATTCGTCTTGTTCTGGTCAGCCAATCCATCTGTGGCAGTTCCTCAGAGAACTTCTGCTCAAACCTCACAGTTATGGACGCTGCATCCGCTGGCTGAATAAAGAGAAAG GGATCTTCAAAATCGAAGATTCGGCTCACGTGGCACGACTCTGGGGTTTGAGGAAGAACCGTCCGGCTATGAACTATGACAAACTCAGCCGCTCTATTCGGCAGTACTATAAAAAGGGGATCATCCGCAAGCCAGATGTCTCGCAAAGACTCGTCTATCAGTTTGTCCATCCGGTATAA
- the LOC132151524 gene encoding protein ILRUN-like gives MLMEGMDIDLDPELMQKFSCMGTTDKDVLISEFQRLLGFQLNPAGCAFFLDMTNWNLQAAIGAYYDFESPNINTPSMSFVEDVTIGEGESVPPDTQFTKTWRIQNTGAESWPPGVCLKYVGGDQFGHVNMVMVRSLDPQEISDVSVQMRSPAVPGMYQGQWRMCTATGLFYGDVIWVILSVEEGGLLGVTQQLSSFETEFNTQPHRSLEGDFNPFASPQKNKQDTNEDHLKDPGGHWEAPLDSIQQDQNGLNHTSVNITPNGLQNNFSVVTYSQGINGPFPFGQS, from the exons ATGCTCATGGAGGGCATGGACATAGACCTGGATCCGGAGCTCATGCAAAAATTCAGCTGCATGGGCACCACGGATAAAGATGTCCTCATCTCGGAGTTCCAGAGGCTGCTGGGCTTTCAGCTCAACCCGGCGGGCTGCGCATTCTTCCTGGACATGACCAACTG GAACCTACAAGCAGCTATTGGTGCGTATTATGActttgagagtccaaacatcaacACGCCGTCAATGTCTTTTGTGGAAGATGTGACGATTGGAGAGGGGGAGTCTGTTCCTCCTGACACACAGTTCACAAAGACGTGGAGGATACAGAACACCG GTGCAGAGTCATGGCCCCCAGGTGTGTGTTTGAAGTATGTTGGCGGGGATCAGTTTGGCCATGTGAACATGGTGATGGTGCGGTCCCTGGATCCACAGGAGATCTCAGACGTGAGTGTGCAGATGCGCAGTCCAGCTGTTCCTGGCATGTACCAGGGCCAGTGGAGAATGTGCACTGCCACTGGACTCTTCTACGGAG ATGTGATCTGGGTGATCTTGAGTGTGGAAGAGGGAGGCCTGCTGGGCGTCACACAGCAGTTATCCTCCTTCGAGACAGAGTTCAACACGCAGCCCCACCGCAGTCTGGAGGGAGACTTCAACCCTTTCGCCTCACCACAGAAGAACAAGCAGGACACCAATGAGGATCATCTAAAAGACCCCGGGGGCCACTGGGAGGCCCCTCTGGACTCCATTCAGCAAGATCAAAATGGACTCAATCACACCTCTGTAAATATTACACCAAATGGTCTCCAAAACAACTTTTCAGTAGTGACTTACAGCCAG GGCATTAATGGACCCTTCCCGTTCGGACAGTCTTAA